In the Streptomyces fradiae ATCC 10745 = DSM 40063 genome, one interval contains:
- a CDS encoding ROK family transcriptional regulator: MAGEVGGAAPGTPRVLRAMNDRAALELMLEHGPLSRARIGTLTGLSKPTASQLLARLEAAGLVVVTGTSEGRPGPGAQLYGVNPRAAYAAGLDVNPRRVLAAVADLTGRVVGEFTLPVPRRERPGAVRQVTDALDGAVRAAGLARRDVHRVVIGTPGAFDPSTGRLRYASHLPGWHGPGLLEELAAALPMPVEYENDVNLVAVAEQRLGAAAGYRDFVLLWSEEGLGAALVLGGRLHRGFTGGAGEVGFMPVPGAPLVRNVAKAGSGGFQELAGARVLPALARELGLDVPDRGSPEAAVRLLRAAAAEEGGAVAGGEDDAGAYGRGKGGGSYGRGDDAGAYGRLLDSYATGLATGLAALVAVLDPQLVVLSGDVALAGGEPLRRRVAAELAELAAARPRLALGAVRERPVLRGALEAALAATRDDVFDTLAR, translated from the coding sequence GTGGCGGGCGAGGTGGGTGGGGCGGCTCCGGGGACGCCGCGGGTGCTGCGGGCCATGAACGACCGGGCCGCGCTCGAGCTGATGCTGGAGCACGGGCCGCTCTCGCGGGCGCGGATCGGCACGCTGACCGGGCTGTCGAAGCCGACCGCCTCGCAGCTGCTCGCGCGGCTGGAAGCGGCCGGGCTCGTCGTCGTGACCGGCACCTCCGAGGGGCGGCCGGGACCCGGCGCGCAGCTGTACGGGGTGAACCCGCGCGCCGCGTACGCCGCCGGGCTCGACGTGAACCCGCGGCGGGTGCTGGCCGCCGTCGCGGACCTGACCGGCCGTGTCGTCGGGGAGTTCACGCTGCCCGTCCCCCGGCGGGAGCGGCCCGGTGCCGTGCGGCAGGTCACCGACGCGCTGGACGGCGCCGTGCGGGCGGCCGGGCTGGCGCGGCGGGACGTGCACCGGGTCGTCATCGGCACGCCCGGCGCGTTCGACCCGTCCACCGGGCGCCTCCGGTACGCCTCGCACCTGCCCGGCTGGCACGGCCCCGGACTGCTGGAGGAGCTGGCCGCCGCACTGCCGATGCCCGTCGAGTACGAGAACGACGTCAACCTCGTCGCCGTCGCCGAGCAGCGGCTGGGCGCCGCCGCCGGGTACCGCGACTTCGTGCTGCTGTGGAGCGAGGAGGGCCTGGGCGCCGCCCTCGTCCTGGGCGGCCGGCTGCACCGGGGGTTCACCGGTGGCGCCGGCGAGGTCGGGTTCATGCCCGTACCCGGCGCCCCGCTCGTCCGGAACGTGGCCAAGGCCGGGAGCGGCGGGTTCCAGGAGCTCGCCGGCGCGCGGGTGCTGCCCGCACTCGCGCGGGAGCTGGGCCTGGACGTGCCGGACCGCGGCTCCCCCGAGGCTGCTGTGCGGCTTCTGCGCGCCGCCGCCGCGGAGGAGGGCGGGGCGGTCGCGGGCGGTGAGGACGACGCCGGCGCGTACGGGCGCGGTAAGGGCGGGGGGTCGTACGGGCGCGGTGACGACGCCGGCGCGTACGGGCGGCTGCTCGACAGCTACGCCACGGGGCTCGCGACCGGGCTGGCCGCGCTCGTCGCCGTACTCGACCCGCAGCTGGTGGTGCTCTCCGGCGACGTCGCCCTGGCGGGCGGCGAACCGCTGCGGCGGCGCGTCGCCGCCGAACTGGCCGAGCTGGCCGCCGCCCGGCCCCGGCTCGCCCTCGGGGCCGTCCGGGAGCGGCCGGTGCTGCGGGGCGCCCTGGAGGCGGCGCTGGCCGCCACCCGGGACGACGTGTTCGACACCTTGGCGCGGTGA
- a CDS encoding 6-phospho-beta-glucosidase — protein MKLVVVGGGSTYTPELVDGFARLRDTLPVGELVLVDPAAERLRLVGGLARRIFAKQGHPGRVTTTGDLDAAVDGADAVLLQLRVGGQAAREQDETWPLECGCVGQETTGAGGLAKALRTVPVVLDIAERVRKANPGAWIIDFTNPVGIVTRALLQAGHRAVGLCNVAIGLQRKFAALLGTAPADLHLEHVGLNHLTWELGVRLGGPGGQDVLPRLLAEHGDAVAGDLRLPRGLLDRLGVVPSYYLRYFYAHDEVVEELRGKPSRAAEVAAMERRLLEMYGDPALDEKPALLSQRGGAYYSEAAVDLAAALLGGGGGTPSQVVNVRNAGTLPFLPDDAVVEVQAEVDADGARPLPVREVDPLQAGLIAHVAAYEDLALEAALRGGRDRVFRALLAHPLVGQYAYADTLTDRLLAHNREHLTWA, from the coding sequence ATGAAGCTGGTCGTCGTGGGGGGCGGGTCCACCTACACGCCGGAGCTGGTCGACGGGTTCGCGCGGCTGCGCGACACGCTGCCGGTCGGGGAGCTGGTCCTCGTCGACCCGGCCGCCGAGCGGCTGCGGCTGGTCGGCGGCCTGGCCCGGCGGATCTTCGCCAAGCAGGGCCACCCCGGAAGGGTGACCACGACGGGCGACCTGGACGCGGCGGTCGACGGGGCCGACGCCGTACTGCTGCAGCTGCGCGTCGGCGGGCAGGCCGCCCGCGAGCAGGACGAGACCTGGCCGCTGGAGTGCGGCTGCGTCGGGCAGGAGACCACCGGGGCGGGCGGCCTCGCCAAGGCGCTGCGTACCGTGCCGGTCGTCCTCGACATCGCCGAGCGGGTACGGAAGGCCAACCCCGGGGCGTGGATCATCGACTTCACCAACCCGGTCGGCATCGTCACCCGCGCCCTCCTCCAGGCCGGGCACCGGGCCGTGGGGCTGTGCAACGTCGCCATCGGCCTGCAGCGGAAGTTCGCCGCGCTGCTCGGCACGGCCCCGGCCGACCTGCACCTGGAGCACGTCGGGCTGAACCACCTGACGTGGGAGCTGGGCGTGCGTCTCGGCGGGCCCGGCGGGCAGGACGTGCTGCCGCGGCTGCTGGCCGAGCACGGTGACGCCGTCGCCGGCGACCTGCGGCTGCCGCGCGGCCTGCTGGACCGGCTCGGGGTCGTCCCCTCGTACTACCTGCGCTACTTCTACGCGCACGACGAGGTGGTGGAGGAGCTGCGCGGCAAGCCGTCGCGGGCCGCGGAGGTCGCCGCGATGGAGCGGCGGCTGCTGGAGATGTACGGCGACCCCGCGCTGGACGAGAAGCCGGCGCTGCTGTCGCAGCGGGGCGGGGCGTACTACTCGGAGGCCGCCGTCGACCTGGCGGCGGCGCTGCTGGGCGGGGGCGGCGGGACGCCTTCGCAGGTGGTGAACGTCCGCAACGCCGGCACCCTGCCGTTCCTGCCGGACGACGCCGTGGTGGAGGTGCAGGCCGAGGTGGACGCGGACGGCGCCCGGCCGCTGCCGGTGCGGGAGGTGGACCCGCTCCAAGCGGGGCTCATCGCGCATGTCGCGGCGTACGAGGACCTGGCGCTGGAGGCGGCGCTGCGGGGCGGCCGGGACCGGGTGTTCCGGGCCCTGCTCGCGCACCCGCTGGTCGGGCAGTACGCGTACGCGGACACGCTCACGGACCGGCTGCTCGCGCACAACCGGGAGCACCTGACGTGGGCGTGA
- a CDS encoding N-acetylglucosamine kinase — protein MGVTTADAVLAVDAGNSKTDVALVGVDGTVLGTGRGGGFRPQAVGTEAAVDVLAAAVAQAMRGAGAVADTGAGVLPGVGVGGVSGAGAGVGGGPGAGTAGGGPGAGGHGAGRSGRVVREVHVSACLANADLPVEEDELARALEARGWGGSVRVRNDTFAVLRAGVDEPRGVAVVCGAGINCVGMLPDGRTARFPALGRLSGDWGGGGGLADEALWHAARAEDGRGAPTELARALPAHFGLDSMYALIEALHLGRVPDARRHELAPVVFAVGAAGDPVARALVERLADEVVTMAVVVLGRLGLRDAPEPVPVVLGGGVLGAGHAELNGRVTELLRERAPGASPRVVEAPPVLGAALLGLDDVGARGAAGEALRAWFTPGLEPSGNRRCSPRRGIE, from the coding sequence GTGGGCGTGACCACGGCGGACGCCGTCCTGGCCGTCGACGCGGGCAACAGCAAGACGGACGTGGCCCTCGTCGGCGTGGACGGCACGGTGCTCGGTACCGGGCGCGGCGGCGGCTTCCGGCCCCAGGCGGTCGGCACGGAGGCGGCCGTCGACGTGCTGGCGGCGGCCGTCGCGCAGGCGATGCGGGGGGCGGGGGCTGTGGCGGACACCGGGGCGGGGGTCCTGCCGGGTGTGGGGGTGGGGGGCGTTTCCGGTGCCGGAGCGGGGGTCGGGGGCGGGCCCGGTGCGGGCACGGCCGGGGGCGGGCCCGGTGCGGGCGGTCACGGTGCGGGGCGTTCGGGGCGGGTGGTGCGCGAGGTGCATGTCTCCGCGTGCCTCGCCAACGCCGATCTCCCGGTGGAGGAGGACGAGCTGGCCCGCGCCCTGGAGGCGCGCGGCTGGGGCGGGTCCGTACGGGTGCGCAACGACACCTTCGCCGTCCTGCGCGCCGGGGTGGACGAGCCGCGGGGCGTGGCCGTCGTGTGCGGCGCGGGCATCAACTGCGTGGGCATGCTGCCGGACGGCCGTACCGCGCGCTTCCCGGCCCTGGGCCGGCTCTCCGGGGACTGGGGCGGCGGAGGGGGGCTGGCGGACGAGGCCCTGTGGCACGCGGCGCGGGCCGAGGACGGGCGGGGCGCGCCGACGGAGCTGGCCCGCGCGCTGCCCGCGCACTTCGGGCTGGACTCCATGTACGCGCTGATCGAGGCGCTGCACCTGGGGCGTGTTCCGGACGCGCGGCGGCATGAGCTGGCGCCCGTCGTGTTCGCGGTCGGCGCGGCCGGTGATCCGGTGGCGCGTGCCCTGGTGGAGCGGCTGGCGGACGAGGTCGTCACCATGGCGGTGGTCGTCCTGGGGCGGCTCGGTCTGCGCGACGCGCCCGAGCCCGTTCCGGTGGTGCTGGGCGGGGGCGTACTGGGCGCGGGGCACGCGGAGTTGAACGGGCGGGTCACCGAGCTGCTGCGGGAGCGGGCGCCCGGCGCCTCGCCGCGGGTGGTGGAGGCGCCGCCGGTGCTCGGCGCGGCGCTCCTCGGCCTCGACGACGTAGGGGCGCGCGGGGCGGCCGGGGAGGCGCTCAGGGCCTGGTTCACGCCGGGTCTGGAACCTTCGGGGAACCGGCGCTGTTCTCCTCGCAGGGGGATCGAATGA
- a CDS encoding PP2C family serine/threonine-protein phosphatase → MSKTHQLSACPGCSEPLEPGDRFCGACGYALSAVPEPPVDRPTVALTVPPPPPPPPAPPAPPAVRAPQEPSAPQASQTAPESPAPSAHPAPPAHPAPHVPLAPPVPQEPPAPQEPPAPQEPPAPQVHGTPPPPQTPPAPQGPPAPQAPPAPPAPAPQGPPPPAQPPSPAPAPAPAPGPSPTQATTPAATPRPTRHGNPQGDYELAAPDPRLAPPPAGAAGAPRCVACQGGPVAADGRCRDCGHQQPRERDHMESEVEAAVAAVSDRGLRHHRNEDAYAVSTAPLPDGSAAVVAVVCDGVSSATRPDDASAAAARAADASLRAALPRGTEPRQAMHDAIVAAAGAVDALADEAAGGVSGPDGHVGHDGHGGGDGHGGADRHRHRNAPACTVVGAVVARDLLVVGWVGDSRAYWVPDDRSAPAARLTEDDSWAAQMVAAGLMDEAQAYADERAHAITGWLGADAYEVEPHTAVFRPDRPGVVVVCTDGLWNYAEAAGDMARVLPVDAAERPLHGARVLVGHALDGGGHDNVTVALVPFPGPRAS, encoded by the coding sequence ATGTCGAAGACCCATCAGCTGTCGGCCTGCCCCGGCTGCTCGGAGCCGCTGGAGCCGGGTGACCGTTTCTGCGGGGCGTGCGGATACGCCCTGTCGGCCGTGCCGGAGCCCCCCGTGGACCGGCCGACCGTGGCCCTGACCGTCCCACCGCCCCCTCCCCCGCCGCCCGCGCCACCGGCGCCGCCTGCGGTGCGGGCACCCCAGGAGCCGTCCGCACCGCAGGCGTCCCAGACGGCACCTGAGTCCCCGGCACCGTCAGCGCACCCGGCACCTCCCGCGCATCCCGCGCCCCACGTACCGCTGGCGCCACCCGTCCCCCAGGAGCCACCCGCCCCCCAGGAGCCGCCCGCCCCGCAGGAGCCGCCCGCCCCGCAGGTGCACGGGACACCGCCCCCGCCCCAGACCCCACCGGCACCCCAAGGGCCGCCCGCCCCGCAGGCCCCTCCCGCGCCGCCCGCTCCCGCCCCGCAGGGGCCGCCCCCGCCTGCCCAGCCGCCTTCACCGGCTCCGGCCCCGGCCCCGGCGCCTGGGCCTTCCCCCACCCAGGCGACCACCCCGGCCGCCACCCCCCGGCCCACCCGACACGGAAACCCGCAGGGCGACTACGAGCTCGCCGCGCCCGACCCGCGGCTCGCCCCGCCCCCGGCCGGAGCCGCCGGGGCGCCGCGGTGCGTGGCCTGCCAGGGCGGGCCGGTCGCGGCTGACGGGCGCTGCCGCGACTGCGGGCACCAGCAGCCGCGGGAACGGGACCACATGGAGAGCGAGGTGGAGGCCGCCGTCGCCGCCGTCAGCGACCGGGGCCTTCGGCACCATCGCAACGAGGACGCGTACGCCGTCTCGACGGCACCGCTCCCCGACGGTTCGGCCGCCGTCGTCGCCGTCGTCTGCGACGGCGTGTCCTCCGCGACCCGTCCGGACGACGCCTCCGCCGCGGCGGCCCGCGCCGCCGACGCCTCCCTGCGGGCCGCGCTCCCCCGCGGCACGGAACCCCGGCAGGCGATGCACGACGCCATCGTGGCCGCCGCCGGCGCCGTCGACGCCCTCGCCGACGAGGCGGCGGGCGGCGTCTCGGGCCCCGACGGACACGTCGGCCACGACGGGCATGGCGGCGGCGATGGGCACGGCGGCGCCGACAGGCACCGCCACCGCAACGCCCCCGCCTGCACCGTCGTCGGCGCGGTCGTCGCGCGGGACCTCCTCGTCGTCGGATGGGTCGGCGACAGCCGCGCGTACTGGGTTCCCGACGACCGTTCCGCCCCGGCCGCCCGGCTCACCGAGGACGACTCGTGGGCCGCGCAGATGGTCGCGGCGGGCCTGATGGACGAGGCGCAGGCGTACGCGGACGAGCGCGCCCACGCCATCACCGGCTGGCTCGGCGCCGACGCGTACGAGGTGGAGCCGCACACGGCCGTGTTCCGGCCGGACCGCCCCGGTGTGGTCGTGGTCTGCACGGACGGCCTGTGGAACTACGCCGAGGCCGCCGGCGACATGGCGCGCGTCCTGCCGGTGGACGCCGCCGAGCGGCCCCTGCACGGTGCGCGCGTCCTCGTCGGGCACGCCCTCGACGGCGGCGGCCACGACAACGTGACGGTCGCGCTGGTCCCGTTCCCCGGGCCGCGCGCCTCCTGA
- a CDS encoding FHA domain-containing protein yields the protein MTTVAGAAGEERGRAEMPTCPNGHQSGTADWCEVCGHRMAAGAGAPTGAVPPPPPPPPATGYGHPRPAGGDPNATRQAEVCPQCRTPREPGAAFCEECRWDFLSGKATSYTPIAPPPPPSETGGGLNLPPGFTSAPRPADPYASQGPRPSPEDRPADPPRPAPGPEGPGFAARPGQDAPPFAAPRQDGPVDSGQGAPPFARDGAAGPGPDTGTPAPGAPAAPGAPFAPAPAPGYGPGSAPSGPSLDGPSFGGNRPAGPGSTPPAGTPTGGVATGPGMDGTGPASDGAPRFDDTPRPSGAPPFGTPRPGDDGPVGTPGRAPSAGPSGPGGPAGPAFGPGPVPGTAPGPVPGADPASRQGPPANPTGTGNPFGAGGTPTPGGPAAPAAPSGPGGPGPNTPAGPDAPAQQGPLGAALPQGLRRRRAAGEDDWLLTPPSTAQPQQGTPPRGPAPQGPAPQGPPPHIQQPPLGRAPQPPQGQAPADQPPHAAPPHAAPQATPPQAAPPQVPTPPTHTTPPHSPAPPPQGLPHPQSPPPHDPQQPQAPHDWPQPPHGAQGQQPPRTAAPTGWTVVVRPDRDYFAAMMRRSGPEAAALSLPAHATERRMPLTGQQVTVGRRRQSTGESPDIDLSVPPEDPGVSHQHAVFVRQPDGSWAVMDQNSTNGTTLNGADEPIRPYAPVPLQDGDRVHVGAWTTLTVVRG from the coding sequence GTGACGACGGTCGCAGGGGCGGCCGGCGAGGAGAGGGGAAGGGCCGAGATGCCGACCTGCCCGAACGGACACCAGTCGGGCACCGCCGACTGGTGCGAGGTCTGCGGCCACCGCATGGCCGCCGGGGCGGGCGCGCCTACGGGTGCCGTGCCGCCGCCTCCGCCCCCGCCGCCCGCCACCGGGTACGGCCACCCGCGGCCCGCGGGTGGCGACCCGAACGCCACGCGGCAGGCCGAGGTGTGCCCGCAGTGCCGTACGCCCCGCGAGCCGGGCGCGGCGTTCTGCGAGGAGTGCCGGTGGGACTTCCTGAGCGGCAAGGCCACGTCGTACACGCCGATCGCCCCGCCGCCGCCCCCGTCGGAAACCGGCGGCGGGCTCAACCTGCCGCCCGGCTTCACCTCGGCGCCACGGCCTGCGGACCCGTACGCGTCCCAGGGCCCCCGCCCGTCCCCGGAGGACCGCCCGGCGGATCCGCCGCGGCCCGCGCCCGGTCCGGAGGGGCCCGGCTTCGCCGCGCGTCCCGGCCAGGACGCCCCGCCGTTCGCCGCGCCGCGCCAGGACGGCCCGGTGGACTCCGGCCAGGGCGCCCCGCCCTTCGCCCGCGACGGCGCCGCCGGGCCGGGCCCGGACACCGGCACGCCCGCCCCCGGCGCCCCGGCCGCGCCCGGCGCCCCCTTCGCTCCGGCCCCCGCCCCCGGGTACGGCCCCGGCTCGGCGCCCAGCGGCCCCTCGCTCGACGGCCCCTCGTTCGGCGGCAACCGGCCCGCCGGGCCGGGCAGCACCCCGCCCGCGGGCACCCCGACGGGCGGCGTCGCGACCGGCCCCGGCATGGACGGCACGGGCCCCGCGTCCGACGGCGCCCCGCGCTTCGACGACACGCCGCGCCCCTCCGGCGCCCCGCCCTTCGGCACCCCGCGTCCCGGTGATGACGGGCCCGTCGGCACACCCGGTCGCGCGCCGTCCGCCGGTCCTTCGGGCCCCGGCGGCCCGGCGGGTCCGGCCTTCGGCCCCGGCCCCGTCCCCGGTACAGCGCCCGGCCCCGTCCCCGGCGCGGACCCCGCCTCTCGGCAGGGCCCGCCGGCCAACCCCACCGGTACCGGCAACCCCTTCGGCGCCGGCGGCACACCCACGCCGGGCGGCCCCGCCGCGCCCGCCGCGCCCAGCGGACCCGGCGGCCCCGGCCCGAACACACCGGCCGGCCCCGACGCGCCCGCGCAGCAGGGGCCGCTCGGTGCGGCGCTGCCGCAGGGGCTCCGGCGGCGGCGCGCTGCCGGGGAGGACGACTGGCTGCTCACGCCGCCGTCCACCGCGCAGCCGCAACAGGGGACGCCCCCGCGGGGCCCCGCGCCGCAGGGCCCCGCGCCGCAGGGCCCGCCTCCGCACATCCAGCAGCCCCCGCTGGGCCGGGCCCCGCAGCCGCCCCAGGGCCAGGCGCCCGCCGATCAGCCGCCGCACGCCGCCCCGCCGCACGCCGCACCCCAGGCCACCCCGCCCCAGGCCGCCCCGCCGCAGGTCCCCACCCCACCGACCCACACCACCCCGCCCCACTCCCCCGCCCCGCCTCCGCAGGGCCTCCCGCACCCCCAGAGCCCACCGCCCCACGACCCGCAACAGCCCCAGGCACCCCACGACTGGCCGCAGCCCCCGCACGGGGCACAGGGGCAGCAGCCCCCGCGGACGGCGGCGCCCACGGGGTGGACGGTCGTCGTGCGCCCCGACCGGGACTACTTCGCGGCGATGATGCGCCGCAGCGGCCCCGAGGCGGCAGCCCTCAGCCTGCCCGCCCACGCCACCGAGCGGCGGATGCCGCTGACCGGGCAGCAGGTGACGGTGGGCCGCCGCCGCCAGTCCACGGGCGAGTCCCCGGACATCGACCTGTCGGTGCCGCCGGAGGACCCGGGCGTGTCGCACCAGCACGCGGTGTTCGTCCGGCAGCCCGACGGATCATGGGCGGTGATGGACCAGAACTCCACCAACGGCACCACCCTGAACGGCGCCGACGAGCCGATCCGTCCCTACGCGCCCGTACCGCTGCAGGACGGCGACCGGGTCCACGTGGGCGCCTGGACGACGCTCACCGTCGTACGGGGCTGA
- a CDS encoding methyltransferase domain-containing protein, whose protein sequence is MGEGVSRERQDPPRNPSQDDPFAEAAGRARRRLVAGLDAEGALPDPAWRAAFADVPRHLFVPYYHVGTYGGYERLGRDDPAPEARRRWLDGAYEDRPLGTLLRGGELVSTASQPSLMADMLHALDVRDGDTALEIGAGTGYNAALLSHRLGDTRVTTVDIDPDVTDAARARLHEAGYHPAVVTGDGARGCPDRAPFDRIIATCAVPSVPGAWLAQCRPGAVVVTPLSTGVLRLRVEDARHAEGRFLHTSAYFIPVRGSLPAPPEPRTGGLPRGALESELFRFLLTLASGALDPYEAYALWQREGRPARERYGVTVRDGRQWAWLDDPEGPYVWEVGGEGRLGIG, encoded by the coding sequence GGAATCCGTCGCAGGACGACCCGTTCGCCGAGGCCGCCGGCAGGGCGCGGCGGCGGCTCGTGGCCGGGCTCGACGCCGAGGGCGCGCTGCCCGACCCGGCCTGGCGGGCGGCCTTCGCGGACGTGCCCCGGCACCTGTTCGTCCCCTACTACCACGTCGGCACCTACGGCGGGTACGAACGGCTGGGGCGCGACGACCCCGCACCGGAGGCGCGGCGGCGCTGGCTGGACGGCGCCTACGAGGACCGGCCGCTGGGCACCCTGCTGCGCGGCGGCGAACTGGTCTCCACCGCCAGCCAGCCGTCCCTCATGGCGGACATGCTGCACGCCCTCGACGTACGGGACGGCGACACCGCGCTGGAGATCGGCGCGGGGACCGGGTACAACGCGGCCCTGCTCTCCCACCGCCTGGGCGACACGCGCGTCACGACCGTGGACATCGACCCGGACGTCACCGACGCGGCCCGCGCCCGCCTCCACGAGGCCGGCTACCACCCGGCCGTCGTCACCGGCGACGGCGCGCGGGGCTGCCCCGACCGGGCGCCCTTCGACCGGATCATCGCCACCTGCGCCGTGCCGTCCGTGCCCGGAGCGTGGCTCGCCCAGTGCCGGCCGGGCGCCGTCGTCGTCACGCCGCTGTCCACGGGCGTCCTGCGGCTGCGCGTCGAGGACGCCCGGCACGCGGAGGGCCGCTTCCTGCACACGTCCGCCTACTTCATCCCGGTGCGCGGCTCCCTGCCCGCGCCGCCGGAGCCGCGCACGGGCGGGCTGCCGAGGGGCGCGCTGGAGAGCGAACTGTTCCGGTTCCTGCTGACCCTGGCGTCGGGCGCGCTCGACCCGTACGAGGCGTACGCCCTGTGGCAGCGCGAGGGGCGCCCCGCCCGCGAGCGGTACGGCGTGACCGTGCGCGACGGCCGGCAGTGGGCCTGGCTCGACGACCCCGAGGGGCCGTACGTCTGGGAGGTGGGGGGAGAGGGGCGGTTGGGGATCGGGTAG